From Pantoea sp. Ep11b, the proteins below share one genomic window:
- the lpxK gene encoding tetraacyldisaccharide 4'-kinase, with amino-acid sequence MIERIWSGRSPLWLLLWPFSLLYGAITALIRLSYRRGWRKSWRAPLPVVVVGNLTAGGNGKTPVVIWLVDALQQRGLRVGVVSRGYGGRAEHYPLLVTAQTSTKQAGDEPVLIAQRTAAPVAVAPKRRQAIEALLAQGPLDLIITDDGLQHYALQRDREIVVVDGVRRFGNGWWLPAGPMRERADRLRQVDAVIVNGGEAQPGEITMQLQPGLATNLLTGETRPPEELGEVVAMAGIGHPPRFFTTLKQQGITPVAEIAFADHHAYSKEELTRLVQPSQQLLMTEKDAVKCRDFAQPEWWYLPVDARLTGNAVTPLLDDIEQLCRRQP; translated from the coding sequence ATGATTGAACGTATCTGGAGCGGTCGCTCACCGCTGTGGCTGCTGCTGTGGCCCTTCAGCCTGCTCTATGGGGCGATCACGGCTCTGATACGGCTTAGTTACCGGCGCGGCTGGCGTAAAAGCTGGCGCGCGCCGCTGCCGGTGGTGGTGGTAGGAAACTTAACGGCAGGGGGCAATGGCAAAACGCCGGTCGTGATCTGGCTGGTCGACGCGTTGCAACAGCGCGGTCTGCGCGTGGGCGTCGTCTCACGAGGCTATGGCGGCAGGGCAGAACACTATCCTTTACTGGTCACCGCGCAGACCAGCACGAAACAGGCCGGGGACGAACCGGTCCTGATCGCCCAGCGCACTGCGGCCCCGGTTGCGGTTGCCCCGAAACGGCGACAGGCGATAGAGGCATTACTGGCGCAGGGCCCGCTGGATTTGATTATTACGGACGACGGCCTGCAGCATTATGCTTTGCAGCGCGATCGGGAAATTGTGGTGGTGGACGGTGTGCGTCGCTTCGGGAACGGCTGGTGGTTGCCTGCCGGTCCGATGCGCGAACGTGCCGACCGACTGCGGCAGGTCGATGCTGTGATCGTCAACGGAGGCGAAGCGCAGCCTGGCGAGATCACCATGCAGCTTCAGCCCGGCCTGGCCACCAACCTGCTGACCGGTGAAACCCGTCCGCCTGAAGAACTCGGAGAAGTGGTGGCAATGGCCGGGATCGGTCATCCTCCCCGTTTCTTCACCACGCTGAAACAGCAGGGCATAACGCCGGTGGCCGAGATCGCCTTTGCCGATCATCACGCCTACAGTAAAGAAGAGCTGACCCGACTGGTGCAGCCCAGCCAGCAGTTGCTGATGACTGAAAAAGATGCGGTGAAATGCCGCGACTTTGCTCAGCCAGAGTGGTGGTATCTGCCGGTCGATGCCCGTTTAACCGGCAACGCCGTCACACCGCTGCTGGACGATATCGAACAACTCTGCCGCCGTCAGCCCTGA
- a CDS encoding Trm112 family protein: protein MDHRLLEIVACPVCNGKLYFNNAQQELICKPDGLAFPVREGIPVLLETEARTLSVEEIHP, encoded by the coding sequence ATGGATCATCGTTTACTCGAAATCGTTGCCTGCCCGGTTTGTAATGGCAAACTCTACTTCAACAATGCTCAGCAGGAGCTGATCTGCAAACCTGACGGCCTGGCCTTCCCGGTCAGAGAGGGCATTCCGGTGCTGCTGGAAACGGAAGCGCGCACCCTCTCTGTTGAAGAGATTCATCCATGA
- the ihfB gene encoding integration host factor subunit beta has protein sequence MTKSELIERLAGQHTHIPAKVVEDAVKEMLEHMATTLAQGERIEIRGFGSFSLHYRAPRTGRNPKTGDKVDLEGKYVPHFKPGKELRDRANIYG, from the coding sequence ATGACCAAGTCAGAACTGATTGAAAGACTGGCGGGACAGCATACTCATATACCGGCGAAAGTCGTTGAGGATGCAGTAAAAGAGATGCTGGAGCACATGGCCACTACGCTGGCACAGGGCGAACGTATCGAAATCCGGGGATTCGGCAGTTTTTCTTTGCACTATCGTGCTCCGCGTACTGGACGTAACCCGAAAACGGGTGACAAAGTGGATCTGGAAGGTAAATACGTTCCCCACTTTAAGCCAGGCAAAGAGCTGCGCGATCGCGCAAACATCTACGGCTAA
- the kdsB gene encoding 3-deoxy-manno-octulosonate cytidylyltransferase, with amino-acid sequence MSFTAIIPARYASTRLPGKPLLDIHGKPMVVHVMERARESGASRVIVATDHPDVAQAVEAAGGEVCMTRVDHQSGTERLAEVVEKYQFADDEIIVNVQGDEPMIPAEIVRQVATNLAGSSAGMATLAVPITDAEEAFNPNAVKVVMDEKGYALYFSRATIPWDRERYAASREQIGDTLLRHIGIYAYRAGFIRRYVAWAPCPLEQIELLEQLRVLWYGEKIHVAVAKAIPSVGVDTPEDLQRVREAMQS; translated from the coding sequence ATGAGTTTTACCGCCATCATCCCGGCGCGTTATGCCTCAACCCGCCTGCCTGGCAAGCCCCTGCTCGACATTCACGGTAAACCGATGGTGGTGCATGTGATGGAGCGTGCCCGCGAATCGGGCGCCAGCCGGGTCATTGTCGCGACCGATCATCCTGACGTGGCGCAGGCAGTGGAAGCGGCAGGCGGCGAAGTCTGCATGACGCGCGTCGATCACCAGTCCGGCACAGAGCGGCTGGCCGAAGTGGTCGAAAAATATCAGTTTGCCGACGATGAAATCATCGTCAACGTTCAGGGCGACGAGCCGATGATCCCGGCTGAGATTGTGCGGCAGGTGGCCACCAACCTGGCGGGATCCTCTGCCGGCATGGCGACGCTGGCCGTACCGATCACCGATGCCGAAGAGGCCTTTAATCCTAACGCGGTGAAAGTCGTGATGGATGAGAAAGGTTACGCGCTCTACTTCTCACGGGCGACCATTCCCTGGGATCGTGAGCGTTACGCCGCCTCGCGCGAACAGATCGGCGATACGCTGCTGCGCCACATTGGCATCTACGCCTATCGTGCCGGTTTTATCCGGCGCTACGTCGCCTGGGCGCCCTGTCCTCTGGAGCAGATTGAGCTGCTGGAGCAGCTGCGTGTGCTGTGGTATGGCGAAAAAATCCATGTTGCCGTAGCGAAAGCGATCCCCAGCGTCGGCGTTGATACGCCAGAGGATCTGCAACGCGTCCGCGAGGCGATGCAATCCTGA
- a CDS encoding phosphotransferase yields the protein MEQLKTELTLALGETISRLEVISEHPPTRLYALYDREGRPMPVVARYFRHQGRAAMEARKLALLGQAGLIAVPAVYGLVMSQRPPVHEMLLLARLDGVTAEAPARNAGRWDQFCEQVVEGLLAWHRLDSHGLVGTVDSTQQNRWPAWYAQRVEVLWATLGYLRPPAFTLEDRQVLFRCRARLAHLFRDFDDPCVMVHGNVRLQSMLKSSRSDQLIAMTQPGTILWAPREYDLIHLGGSPAETALLHAYLQRAPVSEGFLWRRWLYQLWDCIDQMIQTGLFDRARFDHARAQLLPWLG from the coding sequence ATGGAACAACTCAAAACGGAACTCACGCTGGCGCTGGGTGAAACCATCAGCCGCCTCGAAGTTATCAGCGAACATCCGCCAACCCGGCTTTATGCGCTCTACGATCGGGAAGGGCGTCCGATGCCCGTGGTGGCCAGATATTTTCGTCATCAGGGCCGGGCGGCGATGGAAGCCAGAAAGCTGGCGCTGCTGGGGCAGGCCGGGCTGATCGCCGTGCCCGCCGTCTATGGTCTGGTGATGAGCCAGCGGCCACCCGTTCATGAAATGCTTCTGCTGGCGCGGCTGGATGGCGTGACGGCGGAAGCGCCTGCGCGGAATGCCGGACGCTGGGATCAGTTCTGCGAACAGGTGGTCGAGGGGCTGCTGGCTTGGCACCGCCTCGACAGTCACGGCCTGGTGGGAACGGTAGACAGCACGCAGCAGAATCGCTGGCCCGCCTGGTATGCGCAGCGGGTGGAGGTATTGTGGGCCACGCTGGGCTACCTGCGGCCGCCCGCCTTCACGCTGGAGGATCGGCAGGTGCTGTTTCGCTGCCGGGCACGGCTGGCGCATCTGTTCCGCGACTTCGACGATCCCTGCGTGATGGTGCACGGCAACGTACGGCTGCAGAGTATGCTGAAAAGCAGCCGCAGCGATCAGTTAATTGCAATGACGCAGCCGGGCACGATCCTCTGGGCGCCGCGTGAATATGATCTGATTCACCTGGGCGGCTCGCCCGCCGAAACGGCGCTGCTGCACGCTTATTTGCAGCGGGCACCGGTTTCCGAGGGCTTTCTCTGGCGGCGATGGCTCTATCAGCTCTGGGACTGCATCGATCAGATGATTCAGACCGGTCTTTTCGATCGTGCCCGTTTCGACCACGCGCGGGCGCAGCTACTGCCCTGGCTCGGTTGA
- a CDS encoding winged helix-turn-helix domain-containing protein has translation MNTPHSLSLQQARHLHLAAQGLLRPPAKRAVYQDLIDCISRMSLLQIDTIHVVARSPYLVLFSRLGDYPQAWLEQALAQGEIFEYWAHEACFIPRSDYRLLRHRMLSPERLGWKYNAQWVAEHQQEIAELLQQIRDNGPVRAADFTRTVKTPAGWWAWKPHKRHLENLFSAGELMVAERRNFQRVYDLRSRVMPEWQDAKHGISEAEATRQMLLNSARSLGVFRAAWLADYYRLKRTPVNAFIAEAEAAGELVAVNTQRLGAMWLHRDLLPLLETPLQATHSALLSPFDPVVWDRKRALELFGFDYRIECYTPAEKRKFGYFVLPLLHRGEIKGRLDARMVRQARQLEIKNIWLEEETRVTARFGTDIRRAIERFAAWQGAESVTLLQMPDSLKEHWPAHWTLR, from the coding sequence ATGAACACCCCGCATTCACTTTCGTTACAACAGGCACGTCACCTTCATCTCGCCGCGCAGGGCCTGCTGCGTCCGCCGGCAAAGCGTGCGGTTTATCAGGATCTGATTGACTGCATCTCCCGCATGTCGCTGCTGCAAATTGACACGATTCATGTGGTGGCCCGCAGCCCCTATCTGGTCCTCTTCAGTCGTCTGGGAGACTATCCTCAGGCCTGGCTCGAACAGGCGCTGGCCCAGGGTGAGATTTTTGAGTACTGGGCACACGAAGCCTGTTTTATTCCCCGGTCTGATTACAGGCTGCTGCGTCATCGTATGTTGTCACCGGAACGTCTGGGGTGGAAATATAATGCGCAGTGGGTTGCCGAACATCAACAGGAGATAGCGGAATTACTGCAACAGATCAGGGATAACGGCCCGGTGCGCGCCGCCGACTTCACCCGGACGGTTAAGACGCCAGCGGGATGGTGGGCATGGAAACCGCACAAGCGTCATCTGGAAAACCTCTTCAGCGCCGGTGAACTGATGGTCGCCGAACGCCGCAATTTCCAGCGCGTCTACGATCTGCGCAGCCGCGTAATGCCAGAGTGGCAGGATGCGAAACATGGCATCAGCGAGGCCGAAGCAACCCGTCAGATGCTGCTGAACAGTGCCCGCAGCTTAGGGGTTTTCCGCGCGGCCTGGCTGGCCGATTACTATCGCCTGAAACGGACCCCCGTGAACGCTTTTATCGCGGAGGCCGAAGCGGCGGGCGAGCTGGTCGCCGTTAATACCCAGAGGCTGGGTGCGATGTGGCTGCATCGTGACCTTCTGCCGCTGCTGGAAACGCCTCTGCAGGCGACGCACAGTGCGCTGCTGTCGCCGTTTGATCCGGTCGTATGGGATCGGAAACGCGCGCTGGAACTGTTTGGCTTTGACTACCGTATCGAGTGTTACACCCCGGCTGAAAAGCGCAAATTTGGCTATTTCGTTTTGCCTCTCCTTCATCGCGGCGAGATAAAAGGGCGGCTCGATGCCCGCATGGTGCGCCAGGCCAGACAGCTGGAGATTAAAAACATCTGGCTTGAAGAGGAGACGCGCGTTACGGCACGCTTTGGCACCGACATCCGGCGGGCAATTGAACGCTTTGCGGCCTGGCAGGGGGCAGAGAGCGTCACGCTCCTGCAGATGCCCGATTCACTAAAAGAACACTGGCCCGCGCACTGGACGCTGAGGTGA
- the rpsA gene encoding 30S ribosomal protein S1 gives MTESFAQLFEESLKTIETRPGSIVRGIVVSIDKDVVLVDAGLKSESAIPAEQFKNAAGELEIQVGDEVDVALDAVEDGFGETLLSREKAKRHEAWITLEKAYEDAETVTGVINGKVKGGFTVELNGIRAFLPGSLVDVRPVRDTLHLEGKELEFKVIKLDQKRNNVVVSRRAVIESENSAERDQLLENLQEGMEVKGIVKNLTDYGAFVDLGGVDGLLHITDMAWKRVKHPSEIVNVGDEITVKVLKFDRERTRVSLGLKQLGEDPWVAIAKRYPEGTRLTGRVTNLTDYGCFVEIEEGVEGLVHVSEMDWTNKNIHPSKVVNVGDVVEVMVLDIDEERRRISLGLKQCKSNPWQLFAETHNKGDRVEGKIKSITDFGIFIGLDGGIDGLVHLSDISWNATGEEAVREYKKGDEIAAVVLQVDAERERISLGVKQLAEDPFNNYITLNKKGAIVTGKVTAVDAKGATVELADGVEGYLRASEASLDRIEDATLVLNVGDDVEAKFTGVDRKNRVVSLSVRAKDQADEKEAINTVNTKQEEGNFSSAMAEAFKAAKGE, from the coding sequence ATGACTGAATCTTTTGCTCAACTATTTGAAGAATCCTTAAAAACAATCGAAACCCGCCCGGGTTCTATCGTTCGTGGCATCGTCGTTTCTATTGACAAAGATGTCGTTCTGGTTGATGCGGGTCTGAAATCTGAATCTGCAATTCCTGCAGAGCAGTTCAAGAACGCAGCCGGCGAACTGGAAATCCAGGTAGGCGACGAAGTTGATGTTGCTCTGGATGCAGTGGAAGACGGCTTCGGTGAAACCCTGCTGTCCCGTGAGAAAGCGAAGCGCCATGAAGCATGGATCACGCTGGAGAAAGCTTACGAAGACGCTGAAACTGTTACCGGTGTTATCAACGGCAAAGTTAAAGGCGGCTTCACAGTTGAGCTCAACGGTATCCGTGCGTTCCTGCCAGGTTCACTGGTAGATGTGCGCCCGGTGCGCGATACGCTGCACCTGGAAGGCAAAGAGCTTGAGTTCAAAGTGATCAAGCTGGATCAGAAACGCAACAACGTCGTGGTTTCACGTCGTGCGGTTATCGAATCCGAAAACAGCGCAGAGCGCGATCAGCTGCTGGAAAACCTGCAGGAAGGCATGGAAGTTAAAGGTATCGTTAAGAACCTCACTGACTACGGTGCATTCGTTGATCTGGGCGGCGTTGATGGCCTGCTGCACATCACTGACATGGCATGGAAGCGCGTTAAGCATCCTAGCGAAATCGTCAACGTGGGCGACGAAATCACCGTTAAGGTGCTGAAGTTCGACCGCGAGCGTACCCGTGTTTCTCTGGGTCTGAAGCAACTGGGCGAAGATCCATGGGTGGCTATCGCTAAACGCTATCCGGAAGGCACCCGCCTGACCGGTCGTGTGACCAACCTGACTGATTACGGCTGCTTCGTAGAAATCGAAGAAGGCGTTGAAGGTCTGGTACACGTTTCTGAAATGGACTGGACCAACAAAAACATCCATCCGTCTAAAGTTGTTAACGTAGGCGACGTGGTTGAAGTTATGGTTCTGGACATCGACGAAGAGCGTCGTCGTATCTCCCTGGGTCTGAAGCAGTGCAAATCTAACCCATGGCAGCTGTTCGCTGAGACGCACAACAAAGGCGATCGTGTTGAAGGTAAAATCAAGTCAATCACTGACTTCGGTATCTTCATCGGCCTGGACGGCGGCATCGACGGTCTGGTTCACCTGTCTGACATCTCCTGGAACGCGACTGGCGAAGAAGCCGTTCGTGAGTACAAAAAAGGCGACGAAATCGCTGCCGTTGTACTGCAGGTCGATGCAGAGCGTGAGCGTATCTCTCTGGGCGTTAAACAGCTGGCAGAAGATCCGTTCAACAACTACATCACTCTGAACAAGAAAGGTGCCATCGTCACCGGTAAAGTGACTGCAGTTGACGCTAAAGGTGCTACAGTTGAATTAGCAGACGGCGTTGAGGGTTACCTGCGCGCTTCTGAAGCTTCACTTGATCGCATTGAAGATGCAACTCTGGTTCTGAACGTTGGCGACGACGTTGAAGCTAAGTTCACCGGCGTTGATCGTAAAAACCGTGTCGTAAGCCTGTCTGTCCGTGCGAAAGACCAGGCTGATGAGAAAGAAGCTATCAATACTGTTAACACCAAACAGGAAGAAGGCAATTTCTCCAGCGCCATGGCTGAAGCGTTCAAAGCGGCTAAAGGCGAGTAA
- a CDS encoding DNA internalization-related competence protein ComEC/Rec2 — MLTWTVLARLAIAATLPLLLMPSLPSGEVIGALLLTGLLLQHSPYPSIRLVAITLLLLAWACNDARLMVRDIERLSARPAAFTVQVSEVRTERKQIRVRLLTEQGRMIFPPRFAWIGFDADLENYCPGQRWKMRLTLRPIHARLNEGDFDAQRFALANNTPLQGRILSQLAVDERCDGRWRFILKQRERNRATSTQATLEALAFGIRDGMSPQTRQLLRETGTAHLMAISGMHIALAASTGWLMARGVQFFLPARCIGYLFPLVVSWLIAALYTWLSGAQPPAERSLLALSLWALTRFAGVQLNSWQVWTFCIALLLVTDPLTVLSDSFWLSVLAVGMLLIWYHWFPLPAAFRFQRRWLPLQLLHLQAGMMILMVPLQVAIFNGISLTALVANVVAIPIVSFLTMPLVTLAILMPLASLSAFFWQAADYSLRALFYCLKLLPDGWWPLNGTTWFAVMVWGGLILWRAQLFFSLPFSSGALALSMILSRQPTAEQGWRIDMLDIGHGLSLVISQGNEAVMYDTGPRWENDNAGSRIIVPWLDRRQLRLKQIILSHKHLDHTGGLAAITQRWPGAQIRSALGEKTHLPCVRGTRWQWQQLSFRVVWPLTAAGAGDNNDSCVIIVDDGRVRLMLTGDIEAKAERQLVALEKQALKVDILQVPHHGSRTSSTSLLLRKTAGHTALASLARYNAWRMPAKGVLENYRRAGFCWLDTGQSGQITLRIAQGRVQIFSLREQLMPRWYHQWFGVKRESR, encoded by the coding sequence ATGCTGACATGGACCGTTCTGGCGCGACTGGCAATCGCTGCCACACTCCCTTTACTGCTGATGCCCAGCCTGCCTTCGGGAGAGGTGATTGGGGCGCTGCTGCTTACAGGCCTGCTATTGCAGCATTCTCCTTATCCATCTATTCGTCTGGTCGCTATCACGCTGCTGTTGCTGGCATGGGCCTGCAACGATGCCCGCCTGATGGTGCGGGATATTGAGCGGCTCTCCGCACGTCCAGCAGCCTTTACGGTTCAGGTCAGTGAGGTTCGCACGGAGCGTAAACAGATTCGGGTTCGTCTGTTAACTGAACAGGGGAGGATGATCTTTCCGCCTCGCTTTGCCTGGATCGGGTTCGACGCTGACCTGGAAAATTACTGCCCGGGTCAGCGCTGGAAGATGCGGCTCACTCTGCGACCGATTCATGCCCGACTTAACGAGGGCGATTTCGATGCGCAGCGTTTTGCACTGGCTAACAATACGCCGCTACAGGGCCGCATTCTCAGCCAGCTTGCGGTCGATGAGCGTTGTGACGGCCGCTGGCGTTTCATTCTGAAGCAGCGTGAGAGAAATCGCGCTACCTCCACACAGGCGACGCTGGAGGCGCTGGCGTTTGGCATCAGGGATGGGATGAGCCCGCAGACGCGCCAGCTTCTGCGGGAAACCGGCACCGCGCATCTGATGGCGATATCCGGCATGCATATCGCGCTGGCCGCCAGCACCGGCTGGCTGATGGCGCGCGGCGTACAATTTTTTCTGCCCGCCCGCTGCATCGGCTATCTCTTTCCTCTTGTCGTGAGCTGGCTGATTGCGGCTCTCTATACCTGGCTTTCAGGTGCACAGCCTCCCGCTGAACGCTCGCTGCTGGCTCTGTCGCTGTGGGCGCTCACCCGGTTTGCCGGCGTTCAGCTGAACAGCTGGCAGGTCTGGACGTTCTGTATTGCGCTGCTGCTGGTGACGGATCCTTTAACGGTACTCTCCGACAGCTTCTGGCTCTCGGTGCTGGCTGTCGGCATGCTGCTGATCTGGTATCACTGGTTTCCGCTGCCGGCAGCGTTCCGTTTTCAGCGGCGCTGGCTGCCCCTGCAACTGCTGCATCTGCAGGCAGGCATGATGATTTTGATGGTGCCGCTGCAGGTGGCGATTTTTAACGGCATCAGCCTGACCGCGCTGGTGGCGAATGTTGTTGCGATTCCGATTGTCTCATTTCTCACCATGCCGCTGGTCACGCTCGCCATACTGATGCCGCTTGCTTCTCTGTCGGCTTTCTTCTGGCAGGCCGCCGATTACTCGCTGCGCGCCCTGTTTTATTGTCTGAAACTACTGCCCGACGGATGGTGGCCGCTGAATGGCACCACCTGGTTTGCGGTGATGGTATGGGGCGGGCTGATTCTCTGGCGTGCGCAGCTCTTCTTTTCTCTGCCGTTCAGCAGTGGTGCGCTGGCGCTGTCAATGATACTGAGCCGCCAGCCCACGGCAGAGCAGGGCTGGCGAATCGACATGCTGGATATCGGCCACGGCCTCAGCCTGGTGATCAGCCAGGGCAATGAGGCCGTGATGTATGACACCGGCCCACGCTGGGAGAATGATAATGCGGGCAGCCGGATTATCGTTCCGTGGCTGGATCGCAGGCAGTTACGGTTAAAGCAGATCATCCTGAGTCATAAACATCTGGATCATACCGGCGGGCTGGCGGCGATCACGCAACGCTGGCCAGGCGCGCAGATCAGAAGTGCATTGGGAGAAAAGACGCATCTGCCCTGTGTGCGCGGCACCCGGTGGCAGTGGCAGCAGCTCAGTTTCCGGGTGGTCTGGCCGCTGACGGCTGCCGGGGCGGGCGATAATAACGACTCCTGTGTCATCATTGTCGATGATGGCCGGGTCCGGCTGATGCTGACCGGGGATATTGAGGCGAAAGCGGAGCGTCAGCTGGTCGCGCTGGAGAAGCAGGCGCTGAAGGTCGATATTCTGCAGGTCCCGCACCACGGCAGCCGCACTTCATCCACTTCGCTGCTGCTGCGCAAGACGGCAGGCCACACCGCTCTTGCCTCTCTGGCGCGCTACAATGCCTGGCGAATGCCAGCGAAAGGGGTGCTGGAAAACTACAGAAGGGCCGGTTTTTGCTGGCTGGATACCGGGCAGTCCGGGCAAATCACGCTCCGGATAGCGCAGGGCAGAGTGCAGATTTTTAGCCTGCGGGAACAATTAATGCCCCGCTGGTATCATCAGTGGTTTGGCGTCAAACGCGAATCCAGGTAG
- the cmk gene encoding (d)CMP kinase — protein sequence MTVTAPVITIDGPSGAGKGTLCKAMAESLQWHLLDSGAIYRVLALAALHHQVDIESEEALVPIAAHLDVRFVSQNGEMQVILEGEDVTGEIRTQEVSNTASRVAAFPRVREALLRRQRGFREMPGLIADGRDMGTVVFPDAPVKIFLDASPEERAQRRMLQLQDNGFNVNFDRLLAEIKERDDRDRNRAIAPLVAAADALVLDSTAMSIDQVIEKALHYAREKLGIPA from the coding sequence GGAGCGGGAAAAGGAACCCTGTGCAAAGCCATGGCGGAATCGCTGCAGTGGCATCTGCTGGACTCCGGTGCGATTTACCGCGTGCTGGCGTTAGCCGCACTGCATCATCAGGTGGATATCGAGTCTGAAGAAGCACTGGTGCCGATTGCAGCGCATCTTGATGTGCGTTTCGTGTCACAAAACGGTGAAATGCAGGTTATCCTCGAAGGCGAAGATGTTACCGGTGAAATCCGCACGCAGGAGGTGAGCAATACCGCTTCCCGCGTAGCCGCTTTTCCGCGGGTGCGTGAGGCGCTGTTGCGCCGTCAGCGTGGTTTCCGTGAAATGCCGGGCCTGATTGCAGATGGTCGTGACATGGGCACCGTGGTTTTTCCGGATGCGCCGGTGAAAATTTTCCTCGATGCCAGCCCGGAAGAGCGTGCTCAGCGCCGTATGCTACAGTTGCAGGATAATGGCTTTAATGTTAACTTTGACCGCCTTTTAGCCGAGATAAAAGAGCGCGACGACCGCGATCGCAATCGCGCAATTGCCCCTTTAGTGGCTGCTGCTGATGCACTGGTGCTGGACTCTACCGCGATGTCTATCGACCAGGTCATTGAAAAAGCACTACATTATGCCCGCGAAAAGCTGGGCATTCCGGCTTAA
- the msbA gene encoding lipid A ABC transporter ATP-binding protein/permease MsbA gives MHQDKDLSTWQTFRRLWPMIAPNKAGLIVASVALIINAAGDALMLSLLKPLLDDGFGKADRSVMLWMPLVVIGLMLVRGVTSYVSSYCISWVSGNVVMNIRRRLFSHMMGMPVSFFDQQSTGTLLSRITYDSEQVASSSSGALVTVVREGASIIGLFIMMFYYSWQLSLILIVLAPIVSFAIRTVSKRFRSISKSMQNTMGQVTTSAEQMLKGHKEVLIFGGQEIETERFSRVSNRMRQQGMKLVSASSISDPVIQLIASLALAFVLYAASFPSVMDTLTAGTITVVFSSMIALMRPLKSLTNVNAQFQRGMAACQTLFSILDSEQEVDNGTREITRAKGDIEFRDVTFTYPGRDIPALRNINLSLPAGKTVALVGRSGSGKSTMASLLTRFYDIQAGEILLDGHDLREYSLRSLRNQVALVSQNVHLFNDTIANNIAYARSEQYSREEIERAATMAHAMDFINKMDKGLDTVIGENGVLLSGGQRQRIAIARALLRDCPILILDEATSALDTESERAIQSALDELQKNRTSLVIAHRLSTIEKADEIVVIEDGQIVERGTHQALLEERGAYAQLHKMQFGQ, from the coding sequence ATGCATCAAGATAAAGATCTCTCTACGTGGCAGACGTTTCGCCGACTCTGGCCGATGATCGCGCCTAATAAAGCGGGATTGATTGTGGCCTCGGTCGCCCTGATTATTAATGCTGCGGGCGACGCCTTAATGCTCTCCCTGTTGAAACCGTTACTGGACGATGGCTTTGGTAAAGCAGACAGGTCGGTGATGCTGTGGATGCCGTTAGTGGTAATTGGCCTGATGCTGGTTCGCGGCGTAACCAGTTATGTCTCCAGCTACTGCATCTCCTGGGTCTCTGGCAATGTCGTGATGAACATCCGCCGTCGGCTGTTCAGCCATATGATGGGCATGCCGGTGTCGTTTTTTGACCAGCAGTCCACCGGGACCCTGCTGTCACGCATTACTTACGACTCTGAGCAGGTCGCCTCATCCTCTTCCGGCGCACTGGTCACCGTAGTGCGTGAAGGGGCCTCCATCATTGGCCTGTTTATCATGATGTTCTACTACAGCTGGCAGCTGTCGTTAATCCTGATTGTTCTGGCGCCCATCGTCTCATTTGCCATCCGTACCGTCTCTAAACGCTTCCGCTCAATCAGCAAAAGCATGCAGAACACCATGGGACAGGTCACGACCAGCGCCGAACAGATGCTGAAAGGGCATAAAGAGGTGCTGATCTTTGGCGGTCAGGAGATTGAAACGGAACGTTTCTCCCGCGTCAGTAACCGTATGCGTCAGCAGGGTATGAAGCTGGTTTCGGCATCCTCCATCTCCGATCCGGTTATTCAGCTGATTGCTTCGCTGGCGCTGGCGTTCGTACTCTACGCCGCCAGCTTCCCCAGCGTCATGGATACCCTGACCGCCGGTACGATCACCGTCGTCTTCTCCTCAATGATCGCGCTGATGCGACCACTGAAATCCCTGACCAACGTCAATGCGCAGTTCCAGCGTGGCATGGCGGCCTGTCAGACCCTGTTCTCTATTCTGGACAGCGAGCAGGAAGTGGACAACGGTACGCGCGAAATAACCCGTGCGAAAGGGGATATCGAATTCCGCGATGTGACCTTTACCTATCCGGGCCGCGACATACCGGCGCTGCGCAATATTAACCTGTCGCTGCCGGCAGGCAAGACGGTGGCGCTGGTGGGCCGTTCCGGTTCCGGTAAATCGACGATGGCAAGCCTGCTGACCCGTTTTTATGACATTCAGGCGGGAGAGATCCTGCTGGACGGTCACGATCTGCGTGAGTACAGCCTGCGCTCGCTGCGTAATCAGGTCGCCCTGGTGTCGCAGAATGTCCATCTCTTCAACGATACCATCGCCAATAACATCGCGTATGCGCGCAGTGAGCAATACAGCCGTGAAGAGATCGAGCGGGCGGCCACTATGGCGCATGCCATGGACTTCATCAACAAGATGGACAAAGGTCTGGACACCGTGATCGGTGAGAATGGCGTGCTGTTGTCCGGCGGTCAGCGTCAGCGTATTGCGATTGCCCGTGCGCTGCTGCGTGATTGCCCTATCCTGATCCTGGATGAAGCTACCTCTGCGCTGGATACGGAGTCGGAACGTGCCATCCAGTCGGCACTGGATGAGTTGCAGAAGAACCGCACCTCCCTGGTGATTGCGCACCGGCTCTCCACGATTGAAAAAGCGGATGAGATCGTGGTGATCGAAGATGGTCAGATTGTCGAACGTGGCACGCATCAGGCGCTGCTGGAAGAGCGCGGTGCTTATGCCCAGCTGCACAAGATGCAATTCGGCCAATGA